The stretch of DNA GTACGTGGATTAATGTGAACAGGGGGATTTGGGAGCGCAGGACTACGGAAAAGAGAGGTTTTGTCTGTTCTATCAATTACATTTTCTGGAATGTGTTTGTTAGGCatccgaggaggaggaggaggaggaggagctaagAGGGACGAGGGATGGAATAAACAGACGGGGAACGGGAGGACGCGATTCTGGGGGAGAAACTGCTCATTTGGTTCCTCAGATAATGAGACGTAAAGATAAGCAGAGCAAGAAAAGAGGGGAGGGtgaaagaataataaagagacggggtggaggaggaggtccaATTTAAGAAGAGGatgggggaaggaggaggaggaggaggaggaggtggggaacAAGAGCGAAAGGCTCTTTGGGTTCTCCAGGATCCTGAGGTTTTATGTTAGCGCTCGCTCTGCTTCCAGTGATTGTTACATAAGAGCAGCAGACTGCTGAGTCTGAGCCTGCGAATGCTCAGCCTCCGGCTCATCAGCGAACACACCGGCCCAGAACCCGTCCAGCGTTTCCATCCCATCATTCTCTGTTAGGAAGCGCTGAAAGCTCGGGATCTGAACGTGACACAAATCTGACATGAAACTGTTTCCTACCACAAGTTTTACTGTTTGTCTGGGGCAGAGACATCgatttcatcttcatcctcctgaCTGGTTGTACAAACTATTAAATCAGCGTTTTTATCCTTAAAATAACAGCAGCTGAGTTCAGGTGATATTTTTTGAATATGataagaaggaggagaagaagaagaagagggggatcatattttttctttagaaaataCAAACTCAGCTTTTGTCTGGGATCATGTGACCGTGGTGGAGGTTCCCCCGATCACCCCCTGCTCCCCAGCTACCGAGAGGTCAAGCTGATGCACATCtggcatttcctgtttcctcttccaCATGTGCCCCCGAGTGTtagccgcacacacacacacacacacacacacacacacacacacacacacacacacacacgaaatcATTTTACAACGATATGCACAATCCAACAAGCATTTAACGCTCGAATGTTTCCACCGTTAAAATCTGCAGCTGCCGTTGGCCTgaatcaataaaagaaaaggaggtggcaaaaagaggaaagaaatggTGGAAAGAGTCGGAGGTGAAGAGAAAAGGTGAGGACGGATAGAGAGCGAAcgagacgaagaagaagaagaagaagaagaagaagaagaagaagaagaagaagggggagaaaCAATCTCTGCATCTCTAAAGGCTGACAAACACTTTCCACTCCTGTGGATGCTGCTGCATGCAACTCttaaagcctgtgtgtgttttctgtgtgtgtgtgtgcgttttgtgtgtctgtgtgtgtgcgttttgtgtatgtgtgtgtgtgtgcgtgaagaCATGGGCTCGGGGATGGGGGACAGAACGGTGCCGTATGGTTTTCATAACTCTCTGAGGGTTTTCTCTTCTCCTACCACCAGCCCCTTCAACCCCTCCAGTCTCCAGTTGTACTTTACCAGCCCCCTcttccaaaaacacacaattcttTTTCCTCTACGTAGCattcacccccacccccccaaactCACCCTCCTTTCcaccctcccacctcctcctctctctttctgaggTTCAGTCCAGCTCTGCAGAGGCGAGGACTCGGATCAGACCCTGCACACAGCTCCTGCCACCGCTCACATTCATAAATGGATCCTTCTTTATAACTCATTTTGGACTTTTTGACCTGAAAGACACGTTTCCCCATTCAACATATTTGCGTCTTCTTGCGCCCCTCTGGACTGGACTGGATTTGGGAGCGTACCGGACTCCACTGGACCGTCAGGTCCCCACATGTTGAAACCCATTGTGGCAGTGGTGCTTGGAGTTTGAATGGAAATTGATTTGATGTGCACCGTAGGGCTGTTTGCCTCAGGACCTGGACCGTCACTTATAGATAAACAGAGCCTCGTTTGATTCATCTGAATAGACGGAgaggttatttatttaagcgGAGAGTCTTCATCTTCAGCACGAGGTCAGGTCAGATCCCATCGTTATTTATTCTGACAGTAAGTTTTGGGAGAAGCGTTTGGATGTTGGCTTAGTCTGAACGGTCATGTCTGGGCGGAGGATGCAACAGATGATGAGAGGGAGCGTGAGGGGCCTGTCGCTGCTGTGGCTGCTGACCGTGTGTCTGGCTCCCGGAGGCCGAGGCCAGAAGCTGAGGGAGTCGGAGGCGGAGGAGGCTCCGCTGGCCGAGAGCGACGCCATCTGCCACCGGGAGGGATGCTACGCCGTCTTCCTCCAGAAGAGGACCTTCAGGGAGGCCGGGCGGAGCTGCCGGGAGCGCAGAGGCACCCTGGCCACCATGCACAGCCAGGAGGCGGCGGGCGTGGTCCACGAGCTGCTCTCCGCCATCCAGCCACAGGGCGCCAGGCTAAGGCTCGTGCTCTGGATCGGCCTGCACAGACTCCCACGCCAGTGTTCGTCCACCCGGCCGCTCAGAGGATTCGTCTGGGTCTCAGGCAAAGTCTCATCTACTTCACATTTGACccgtttgttttattcatttagccTTTATTCCTCCAGGTTAGTCCCACTGAGGTCTCTTCTGGATCTCTTTTACAGGGAGACCTGaccaaagcagcagcaacaacaacaaataaattagaataTACTTAATTAAAGCAAAAGCCTGGACCCCACTGTTTACATCCAAGCTTTAAATCTGGTCTCAGGTGTGAGGTTTCATAGATGCAGTTCAGATTTAAGCTTATTCTGAGCATCTGGTGCCAAAAACCTAAAAGCTTTGGAAACGACGAAGAGCCACCATGTTAGAAGAGGTTGTGTTGACCATAGCGgccatttttcattcattccaaTCAGATAAAACCTAAATGCTTCATGAAGCAACGTCACACTGACGTTAACTGGACCAGTAAACTCTTAGAGATCAATGTAACTATGACATAATCCTTAATTAGCTAAAGATCTACTTAATAAAGAGGTTTAATTACAGCTTCAAGCCCTAAAATATGGAAAATCCATCAACCACATGGACGTGTGTCCCAGTAGATGTTGGTCTTTCCTGATGAGATCTTCAGTGAGTTATAAATCAGACCCATTAAGGCGTCGGATCACACCGAGCTGCTCCCTCCGCTCAGACTGGATGGTTATTTCATTAACTCCTTTCGTTTCACACAGACGCACAGAGCTGGTGCTGCAGAGGAGGACAaacccattttcttttctttttttgacctCATTCCTACCTCTCAGCCTGATTTAGTCATTATACAAACTTCTCCCACTAAAAACcagacagacttttttttttttttatcactgaaaGTGTCTGAGACATTAAATCCTCAAGAGTAAAAAAGACTGATGCctaaaataacactgaattaaataattaaaatactcTTAAACCTGAATAATCcagtattatttatattatccAGTAAAGTTTACCAAACCTCTAACCTATAGCTttgaccctgcgtcctcatatggggacattaggttttaggtttgtggcagcttcttatcctccttcatttagacccattgtcctcataagtggacctttagtctgccatctagtggtcaatacagggtcaatacactagtcagtGTAAAAATcgttatttttatggttgaaatttgtctatttatgcttattaacttctctagtttgatatgCAAATTGGACAAATTCTATCAGTGGTAACGAGCTAtagcgtcgctaattagcaagtacctgtttgaggatgttgggatttaACGTCCTGTTCAAAAATTACACTTAGAATTTTATAATTCTTAGGTCATTGGAGACATAGGTGTTTCCCTCTAGGGGGtttgcggaggtactgcaggggagtcgcaaaatctttggttgattcaacattttttgtatatttttttaaattttcccaaCAAATTTACCAACACGAATCACACATATTTTAGTACCGGGATAagttggggtccttggtctgaaaagcAGCCTTAAGACCTGActttacagtattttaattaccgtaactcaaTAAAACTCAAAGTGTGGCTGGACACTGGGAagttttctggaaaaaaaatgctgccataCTGGTTGATGGTTGATgacggctgcaggttggagggAGACCCAGGaattggtaaaaacaaagttaaaccCTTGAGATTAGCCACAGTTTCAATTTTATCACCAACCCCTTCACCTTCTCTTATTCCAAAGAcgaatttaataaaaataaaagactgagaAGACTGAGTTTGTGCTTTTCCTGACCTCCTTCTTATCTTTCATTTGTCCCACAGGAGACCAGGACGGACAGTTCACTAACTGGCTCCGTGAAGACAACCCCGGGACCTGTGCAGCTCATCGCTGTGTGGCCATGAACGTCCACACCTCTGAGAACGGACGCGAAAGCAAAGACAACTTCCGCTGGGTGGACGGCTCCTGTGCGACGCCCCTGGACGGATACGTCTGCCAGTACGGCTTCAAAGGAATGTGTGCGCCGCTGGAGGACGAGGGCCGAGGTCCCGGGGTTTACACCACGCCCTTTCACCTGGTCAGCTCGCTGCTCACTCACGTCCCCTTTGGGTCGGTGGCGACTCTGCGATGTCCCGCAGACCCGTCCGACCCGGACGCCCCCGCGGAGCAGACGCTGCTGTGCATGGAGAGAGACGACAAGACCGTGGGCTGGTCCATGGACGCTCCGATCTGTTCGTCCGGCGAGGCGCCCAAGAACCAGGACTGGTGCGGCACGGACCACGCGTGTGAGCATTTCTGCCAGACCACGGACACAGattactactgctactgctctGAGGGCTTCGTCCTGGACGTCGACGGCTACAGCTGCAACCCTGACCCCCTGAGCCAAACCGATCCCCCCGAGCTTCCCTCCGACTCCGCCGACGCCACTGACCGACCCCCGGTCAAAGCCATCTGCGTGGAGATGGGGTGCGAGTACGACTGCGTGGAGACGGCTCGGGGCGTCCGCTGCACGTGTCCCCCGGGCTACCAAATGGGTCGAGACGGCCGCAGGTGTTCCGACGTGGACGAATGTCTGCAGCAGCCGTGTCCACAGCTCTGCGTCAACATCCCAGGGACCTTCCACTGCACCTGCCACTCGGGCTTCCAGCCGGACGACGAGGGCGAGT from Mugil cephalus isolate CIBA_MC_2020 chromosome 15, CIBA_Mcephalus_1.1, whole genome shotgun sequence encodes:
- the LOC125021015 gene encoding endosialin-like, giving the protein MSGRRMQQMMRGSVRGLSLLWLLTVCLAPGGRGQKLRESEAEEAPLAESDAICHREGCYAVFLQKRTFREAGRSCRERRGTLATMHSQEAAGVVHELLSAIQPQGARLRLVLWIGLHRLPRQCSSTRPLRGFVWVSGDQDGQFTNWLREDNPGTCAAHRCVAMNVHTSENGRESKDNFRWVDGSCATPLDGYVCQYGFKGMCAPLEDEGRGPGVYTTPFHLVSSLLTHVPFGSVATLRCPADPSDPDAPAEQTLLCMERDDKTVGWSMDAPICSSGEAPKNQDWCGTDHACEHFCQTTDTDYYCYCSEGFVLDVDGYSCNPDPLSQTDPPELPSDSADATDRPPVKAICVEMGCEYDCVETARGVRCTCPPGYQMGRDGRRCSDVDECLQQPCPQLCVNIPGTFHCTCHSGFQPDDEGECVDVDECLDEGTCEGTCENTVGSFRCVCSPGYEVGIGGECVDIDECVGESPCQQQCLNYMGGYQCYCNNGFDLQLDGLTCQPSPDDEEYSTLTPDPSESAHVPHFDPGQVIPWSSSFTPDPNFDTDWLTESPQNPDVAHGPDNHLNQWDDLSPAWHQTPPSPTQTHGTGNEINKEVDAKTESKEAGGAAKTGGGAAAAEAEASEGPQVDGADDAGAMGEVGAGSDAGKRKHDKSWLLVALLVPLCVFLVVMLALGIVYCTSCAVDKSLSFSHCYRWILPTTPPERRDGKTQA